A portion of the Pleuronectes platessa chromosome 15, fPlePla1.1, whole genome shotgun sequence genome contains these proteins:
- the LOC128457321 gene encoding apoptosis regulator BAX, with the protein MAGGGNVSDEKTTETLIKMVIEEEPQDIIEVKNEQKKSVVKKVFALVRKIGDKLKDDKEIQDEIKGIAQNFQQGGVEDANQMLYEMFKEIFQDGITWEKIVISLYVGGKVAGRIGIMKAVCQSVKLVLNWIVDFFSNNVLGWIREQGGWICCCVQSEEDSSTEEDSSTEEAL; encoded by the coding sequence ATGGCTGGTGGAGGCAACGTGTCTGATGAGAAGACAACAGAGACCCTGATCAAGATGGTAATTGAGGAAGAGCCGCAAGACATAATAGAAGTAAAGAATGAGCAGAAGAAATCGGTTGTGAAGAAGGTGTTCGCATTGGTCCGCAAAATTGGTGACAAACTGAAGGATGACAAGGAGATCCAAGATGAGATAAAGGGGATTGCACAAAACTTCCAGCAGGGCGGAGTTGAAGATGCCAACCAGATGTTATATGAGATGTTTAAGGAGATATTTCAGGATGGCATCACCTGGGAGAAGATTGTTATTTCACTTTATGTTGGTGGCAAGGTGGCAGGCAGAATAGGCATAATGAAGGCTGTGTGTCAGTCAGTGAAGCTGGTCCTGAATTGGATTGTGGACTTTTTCAGTAATAATGTCCTGGGCTGGATTCGGGAACAAGGAGGATGGATCTGCTGTTGTGTTCAGTCAGAGGAGGACTCCAGCACCGAGGAGGACTCCAGCACCGAGGAGGCCTTGTAA